A DNA window from Vigna unguiculata cultivar IT97K-499-35 chromosome 10, ASM411807v1, whole genome shotgun sequence contains the following coding sequences:
- the LOC114166431 gene encoding very-long-chain aldehyde decarbonylase CER1, which yields MASKPGILSNWPWKPLGSFKWVILTPWIVHSTYSFIVNDPKKRDLGYFLIFPYMLVRMLHDQIWITLSRHRTAKGKSRIVDKAIEFEQVDRESNWDDQILFNGILFYIGHNLLPEASQMPLWRLDGVVITALLHAGPVEFLYYWLHRALHHHFLYSRYHSHHHSSIVTEPITSVIHPFAEHIAYFLLFAIPLYSTVVTRTASIASYAGYLAYIDFMNNLGHCNFEFIPKSIFSTLPFLKYIMYTPSFHSLHHTQFRTNYSLFMPIYDYIYGTMDNTTDRTYETSLKREEISADVVHLTHLTTPESIFHLRLGFASLASKPQSSTWYLYLMWPFTLSSVLVTWFYGQTFLIERNAFKMLNLQSWVIPRFHVQYLFKWQSETLNKLIQDAILQAEASKAKVLSLGLSNQGDSLNKYGELYIKRFPELKIKIVDGSSLVVAIVLNSIPKEASEVLLCGKPNKVSYAIATALCERGTKVTTMYKDEYDDLELRLSNECKKNLVFPGSYTAKIWLVGDECNEAEQKKAQKESLFIPVSQFPPKKLRKDCYYQSTPAMIAPPSLVNVDSCENWLPRRVMSAWRVAGIVHALEGWNVHECGNFTFSVDKIWQASLQHGFRPFKTFSSIHNQLP from the exons ATGGCTTCAAAACCTGGCATACTCTCCAATTGGCCATGGAAGCCTCTCGGGAGTTTCAAG TGGGTGATTTTGACACCATGGATTGTGCACAGCACTTACTCCTTCATAGTGAATGATCCAAAGAAGAGAGACCTCGGTTACTTCCTCATCTTCCCTTACATGTTGGTCAGGATGCTGCATGACCAAATTTGGATCACACTTTCTCGCCACAGAACTGCCAAAGGAAAATCCAGAATCGTTGACAAGGCCATCGAGTTTGAACAAGTTGATCGAGAAAGCAACTG GGATGACCAGATCTTGTTCAATGGGATCTTGTTCTATATAGGTCATAATCTACTTCCTGAAGCTTCTCAGATGCCCCTGTGGAGATTGGATGGTGTGGTTATCACTGCACTTTTACATGCAGGACCTGTTGAGTTTCTTTATTATTGGTTACACAGAGCACTTCATCATCATTTTCTGTATTCCAGATACCATTCTCATCACCACTCTTCCATTGTCACAGAACCCATTACTT CTGTGATCCATCCATTTGCAGAACACATAGCATACTTTTTGTTATTTGCGATTCCACTTTACTCAACTGTGGTTACAAGAACAGCTTCCATAGCATCCTATGCTGGTTATCTTGCATACATTGACTTCATGAACAATTTGGGTCACTGCAATTTTGAGTTCATTCCAAAGTCCATTTTCTCAACACTTCCCTTCCTAAAGTATATCATGTACACTCCGTC GTTCCACTCACTGCATCATACCCAGTTCAGGACGAATTATTCACTGTTCATGCCAATTTATGATTACATCTATGGAACCATGGACAATACGACAGACAGAACATACGAAACATCATTGAAAAGAGAAGAGATTTCAGCTGATGTAGTTCATCTAACACATCTGACAACACCAGAATCCATTTTTCATCTGAGGTTGGGATTTGCTTCCTTAGCCTCAAAACCACAATCTTCAACATGGTACCTTTATTTGATGTGGCCTTTCACTCTTTCCTCTGTTCTTGTCACTTGGTTTTATGGCCAAACATTTCTCATCGAGAGGAATGCTTTCAAAATGCTCAATTTGCAATCATGGGTTATACCTAGATTCCATGTACAA TACCTTTTCAAATGGCAAAGTGAAACTCTTAACAAACTCATTCAAGATGCAATACTTCAAGCAGAGGCGAGCAAAGCAAAGGTTCTAAGTCTAGGTCTTTCAAACCAG GGAGATTCACTGAATAAATATGGTGAACTTTACATCAAAAGGTTCCCAGAGCTTAAGATAAAGATTGTGGATGGAAGTAGCTTAGTTGTAGCCATTGTTCTTAACAGCATTCCCAAAGAAGCAAGTGAAGTTCTTCTTTGTGGAAAACCTAATAAGGTTTCATACGCCATTGCTACTGCTTTATGTGAAAGAGGTACAAAG GTTACAACTATGTATAAAGATGAATACGATGATCTTGAACTAAGACTCTCCAACGAGTGCAAAAAGAACTTGGTTTTCCCTGGATCCTACACTGCAAAG ATTTGGCTAGTGGGAGACGAATGTAACGAAGCAGAACAAAAGAAAGCACAAAAAGAATCACTGTTCATTCCTGTTTCTCAATTCCCTCCCAAGAAACTTCGTAAAGACTGCTACTATCAAAGCACACCAGCCATGATAGCTCCACCTTCTTTAGTCAACGTCGATTCTTGTGAG AACTGGCTGCCAAGGAGAGTGATGAGCGCGTGGCGCGTGGCCGGAATAGTGCATGCCCTAGAAGGTTGGAACGTTCACGAGTGTGGAAACTTCACATTTAGCGTTGACAAAATATGGCAAGCGAGTCTTCAACATGGCTTTAGGCCATTCAAGACCTTTTCTTCAATTCATAATCAATTACCATAA